The Pseudarthrobacter sp. NS4 genome includes a window with the following:
- a CDS encoding cation:proton antiporter, with protein sequence MFEAPSVMFAAAGAAVFIAAILPKLLRNMPLSMPMVFLGAGMAAFAMIPSLPDPDPLAHSDFVVHFTEICVIISLMGAGLALDRPVGRKRWATTWRLLGVAMPLCIIGLTLLGLGFLGLGLGAALLVASSLAPTDPVLASEVQVGEPADHDDGAEKEDEVRFGLTSEAGLNDGLAFPFVYLAIAISVVGSSPLAWFPEWFGVDVLWRISVGLVLGFLTGKFLARLFFSARVESLRLSNHSEGFVALAATFLAYGVTEMVEGYGFIAVFVCAVTIRAAEHTHGYHRVLHSYVEQVERLLTVVVLVLLGGAIARGLLEGIGWTEVLVALAFLLVIRPLAAWVGLLGGKTGPRERIALSFFGIRGIGSLYYLSYGLGKGQFGGEAESLWAIVGLVVALSIVIHGATTSPLMNRLDKLREKKALAVAGDEGLAPNTPV encoded by the coding sequence ATGTTTGAAGCCCCTAGCGTTATGTTTGCTGCCGCGGGCGCGGCTGTGTTCATCGCCGCTATCCTCCCCAAACTCCTGCGCAACATGCCGTTGTCAATGCCCATGGTTTTCCTTGGCGCAGGGATGGCAGCCTTTGCCATGATTCCCTCGCTTCCGGACCCGGACCCATTGGCGCACAGCGACTTTGTGGTGCACTTCACGGAAATCTGCGTCATCATCTCCCTCATGGGCGCCGGGCTGGCCCTGGACCGGCCCGTGGGCCGTAAGCGTTGGGCCACCACATGGCGGTTGCTGGGCGTTGCCATGCCCCTGTGCATCATTGGCCTTACCCTGCTGGGGCTGGGATTCCTGGGCCTTGGGCTCGGGGCTGCGCTGCTGGTGGCCTCGAGCCTGGCACCCACGGATCCCGTTCTGGCTTCCGAGGTGCAGGTGGGTGAGCCGGCAGACCACGATGACGGCGCAGAGAAGGAGGACGAGGTTCGTTTTGGCCTCACTTCCGAAGCCGGCCTCAACGACGGGCTGGCCTTCCCGTTTGTCTACCTTGCCATTGCAATCAGTGTGGTGGGGTCGTCACCCCTGGCGTGGTTCCCCGAGTGGTTCGGCGTGGACGTTCTTTGGCGGATCAGTGTCGGCCTGGTGCTGGGCTTCCTCACCGGCAAGTTCCTCGCACGGCTTTTCTTCTCTGCCCGGGTGGAAAGCCTGCGGTTGTCCAACCACTCGGAGGGCTTCGTAGCACTTGCGGCGACGTTCCTTGCCTACGGTGTCACCGAAATGGTCGAAGGCTACGGCTTCATTGCTGTATTTGTCTGCGCCGTGACCATCCGCGCCGCTGAGCACACGCACGGTTACCACCGCGTCCTGCACTCCTACGTGGAGCAGGTGGAACGGCTCCTGACGGTAGTAGTCCTGGTCTTGCTGGGCGGCGCCATCGCCCGCGGGCTGCTTGAAGGAATCGGCTGGACCGAGGTGCTCGTTGCGTTGGCGTTCCTGCTGGTGATCAGGCCGCTGGCAGCGTGGGTGGGCCTGCTGGGCGGCAAGACCGGCCCACGCGAGCGTATTGCCTTGTCATTCTTCGGGATCCGGGGGATCGGCTCCCTCTACTACCTTTCCTATGGGCTGGGGAAGGGCCAGTTCGGGGGCGAGGCGGAGTCGCTGTGGGCGATCGTGGGGTTGGTGGTGGCCCTGTCCATCGTGATCCATGGCGCCACCACCTCGCCGCTGATGAACCGGCTGGACAAGCTGCGCGAAAAGAAGGCCCTGGCAGTTGCCGGAGACGAAGGCCTCGCCCCCAATACGCCCGTGTAG
- a CDS encoding NAD(P)-binding protein, giving the protein MPGSAGTEQTTTVIIGTGLSGLAVAAELRRRGIDSIVVDGLDILGAAQPANTASLQRCDAADSATLRERNEILRHLRNYAASHHVDVRNTTRAVQLTMVGPSAAGAAAPQWEVHTPTGILVADHIVLTRCAHSQLRRMINDFGITVGRNLTAAMRAIGIYLVGVGELITPSPKEVLRQAKTVGQAISTKVHPDTGPSPATGSFAMLSC; this is encoded by the coding sequence ATGCCTGGGAGTGCCGGGACCGAACAGACCACCACCGTGATCATTGGCACGGGCCTTTCCGGCCTGGCCGTGGCCGCCGAACTGCGCCGCCGCGGCATCGACTCCATCGTGGTGGACGGGCTCGACATTTTGGGCGCGGCCCAACCAGCGAACACGGCTTCACTGCAGCGCTGCGATGCGGCGGACTCCGCCACCCTCCGTGAACGGAACGAGATCCTGCGGCACCTGCGCAATTACGCCGCCAGCCACCACGTGGACGTGCGGAACACCACGCGCGCCGTCCAGCTGACCATGGTGGGGCCCTCCGCCGCCGGCGCTGCCGCACCGCAGTGGGAAGTCCATACCCCTACCGGCATCCTGGTGGCAGACCATATTGTCCTGACCCGGTGTGCCCACAGCCAGCTCCGGCGGATGATCAATGACTTCGGCATCACCGTCGGGCGGAACCTGACTGCCGCCATGCGTGCCATCGGCATCTACCTGGTGGGCGTCGGCGAGCTCATCACGCCCTCGCCCAAGGAAGTCCTGCGCCAGGCCAAGACAGTCGGGCAAGCGATCTCCACCAAAGTCCACCCGGACACCGGGCCCTCCCCCGCAACGGGGAGCTTTGCGATGCTGTCCTGCTAG
- a CDS encoding copper resistance CopC family protein, with the protein MRPIRRHLLSLLLGSFVFAGASLGLAGPAAAHDAAESSSPAQGASVPTPPEQVSVTFNNNPLGLGASISVKDASGTEWAEGPVEIIDNVASQKLRAGGPAGEYTVSWRVVSADSHPIEGTFGFTATGAAEGTAQATGPTAAATVPGIGTAEPGVTAEPAVPVNAEEPFQWSIVIFAAVALGLLATLAILARRRLSDGGGEPADGE; encoded by the coding sequence ATGCGTCCCATCCGCCGCCACTTGCTGAGCCTCCTGCTCGGTTCCTTCGTTTTCGCCGGAGCTTCGCTGGGCCTTGCGGGCCCTGCCGCCGCCCACGACGCCGCCGAATCCAGCAGCCCTGCCCAGGGTGCGTCCGTGCCCACCCCGCCGGAGCAGGTTTCGGTGACGTTCAACAACAATCCGCTCGGCCTTGGCGCTTCCATCTCTGTGAAGGACGCCTCCGGCACGGAATGGGCCGAGGGGCCGGTGGAAATTATCGACAACGTCGCGTCACAGAAGCTGCGCGCGGGAGGCCCGGCCGGTGAATACACTGTGTCGTGGCGGGTGGTCAGCGCTGACTCGCATCCCATCGAGGGCACCTTCGGGTTCACCGCAACGGGCGCCGCGGAGGGGACCGCCCAGGCAACGGGCCCGACGGCGGCCGCGACAGTTCCGGGCATCGGCACCGCTGAACCGGGGGTAACGGCGGAGCCGGCCGTACCTGTGAACGCGGAGGAGCCGTTCCAGTGGAGCATTGTGATCTTCGCGGCAGTGGCCCTGGGCCTGCTCGCTACACTGGCCATCCTGGCGAGGCGCCGGCTGTCCGACGGCGGCGGGGAGCCGGCGGACGGGGAGTAG
- a CDS encoding response regulator, translated as MIKVLIVDDDFMVAKVHAGFIQRTPGFRVVGAAHTGAQAVVETERLQPDLVLLDIHLPDINGLDLMQKLRDVAPELDVLVISAAREVETVRKALRGGIVHYLIKPFSQTDLQERLEHYRNAYHGLDSSKDVAEQSDVNRVFGLDRSDRPLPKGCSVETLKLVEAALGASPGDLSAAELAEQLGTSRVSARRYLEYLHDEGTLEVRLKYGVGRPERRYVLKGQ; from the coding sequence ATGATCAAGGTCCTGATAGTCGATGACGACTTCATGGTGGCCAAGGTCCACGCCGGCTTCATTCAGCGGACCCCCGGCTTCAGGGTGGTGGGTGCGGCGCATACCGGAGCGCAGGCAGTGGTCGAAACTGAAAGGCTCCAGCCGGACCTGGTCCTGCTGGACATTCACCTCCCGGACATCAACGGACTGGACCTCATGCAGAAGCTGCGTGATGTTGCCCCGGAGCTGGATGTGCTGGTCATCAGCGCTGCCCGTGAAGTGGAAACCGTTCGGAAGGCACTGCGCGGCGGTATCGTCCACTACCTGATCAAGCCCTTTTCGCAGACCGACCTGCAGGAGCGGCTGGAACACTATCGGAACGCGTACCACGGCCTCGACTCGTCCAAGGATGTCGCGGAGCAGTCGGACGTCAACCGGGTGTTCGGGCTGGACCGCAGCGATCGGCCGTTGCCCAAGGGCTGCAGCGTGGAGACCCTGAAACTGGTGGAGGCTGCATTGGGCGCGTCGCCGGGCGACCTCTCGGCCGCGGAGCTGGCCGAGCAGCTCGGAACCTCCCGTGTCAGTGCCCGCCGCTATCTCGAGTACCTTCACGACGAGGGCACCCTGGAGGTCCGGCTCAAGTACGGAGTAGGGCGTCCGGAGCGGCGGTACGTCCTGAAAGGCCAGTAA
- a CDS encoding universal stress protein: MGAGELHPDPDPERDGGGTSAAPDGIVVGVDGSDHGQCALVWAAREAQRRRRPLHIVTAYSVPIFAASGLDGGYATVDDSVIREGAEAIVKQALEKVASYDIEVSSSVENGDASGVLLEMSETAELLVFGTRGRGGFVGRLLGSVSSALPAHAKCPTVTVPLICSDRLGETTEDRRIKAEQAKTGHQRVENVVVVGVDGSEQARVAVLEAADQAERLGATLRVVCAVPQYSGSLAWVPAPMDRKALFADIQVTLDAGMAWLRSHYPTLPAESQLRDGSPVDVLVEESRHVELIVVGTRGRGGFTGMLLGSTSDGVLHHAKGPVMVVPDREDPRLADRARFGPVLGAA; this comes from the coding sequence ATGGGCGCAGGAGAGTTGCATCCGGACCCGGACCCGGAGCGGGACGGTGGTGGCACTTCTGCCGCGCCCGATGGGATCGTTGTGGGCGTTGATGGTTCGGACCATGGCCAGTGCGCCCTCGTGTGGGCAGCCCGCGAGGCGCAGCGCCGGCGTCGACCGCTGCACATCGTCACTGCTTACTCGGTGCCCATCTTCGCTGCGTCGGGGCTGGACGGCGGCTACGCCACCGTGGACGACTCCGTCATCCGCGAGGGGGCCGAGGCCATCGTGAAGCAGGCCCTTGAAAAAGTTGCTTCCTACGATATCGAGGTCAGCTCCTCGGTGGAAAACGGGGACGCTTCCGGCGTACTGCTTGAGATGTCTGAAACCGCGGAGCTCCTGGTGTTCGGTACCCGGGGCCGGGGCGGTTTTGTCGGCCGGCTTCTTGGCTCGGTCAGCAGCGCCCTGCCCGCGCACGCCAAATGCCCCACGGTGACAGTGCCGCTGATCTGTTCGGACCGGCTGGGCGAAACCACCGAGGACAGGCGCATTAAGGCCGAACAGGCCAAGACCGGGCACCAGCGCGTGGAAAACGTGGTGGTGGTAGGCGTGGATGGATCGGAACAGGCCCGCGTTGCCGTCCTGGAGGCTGCGGACCAGGCCGAACGGCTGGGTGCCACCTTGCGTGTAGTGTGCGCAGTGCCCCAATACAGCGGCTCACTGGCCTGGGTGCCCGCTCCCATGGACCGCAAGGCGCTCTTTGCGGATATCCAGGTGACCCTGGATGCCGGGATGGCCTGGCTGCGGAGCCACTACCCGACCCTTCCCGCGGAATCGCAGTTGCGGGACGGGTCGCCAGTGGACGTGCTGGTTGAGGAAAGCCGGCACGTGGAACTTATCGTTGTGGGCACCCGCGGCCGCGGCGGGTTTACCGGCATGCTTCTGGGTTCGACGTCCGACGGCGTGCTGCACCACGCCAAGGGCCCCGTCATGGTGGTCCCGGACCGTGAGGATCCCCGCCTGGCAGATCGTGCCCGGTTCGGACCGGTCCTCGGCGCCGCCTGA
- a CDS encoding NCS2 family permease, whose protein sequence is MLKQGSALDRYFMITERGSNLSREIRGGFATFFAMSYIVVLNPLILSGPDSSGATLGFTAVAAVTAFVAGILTILMGAWAKHPFALATGLGVNAFVAVTVATNPGLTWPDMMGLVVLSGITMLILVLTGFRTAVFKAVPDGLKTAIVVGIGLFIALIGLVNAGFVRRIPDVAGTTVPVGLGFDGKLLGWPTAVFVFGLVLTIALVVRRVKGAILIGIITSTIISVILEMTLRIGPSIDGETFNPQGWSLVAPTFTEWAAPDLSLIGKANPFGAFEHLGVVAATLLAFVILLSIFFDAMGTMVGLANEAGTVDEHGNIPDVDRVLQVDALGAIAGGGASVSSNQIYVEAGAGIGEGARTGIASIVTGLLFLVAMFFTPLINLVPFEAVAPALVVVGFMMVSQVGKIDWQDWGIAIPAFLTFTLMPFTYSIANGLGAGFIAFVLIRTVQGRVKDIHPLMWAVAGAFLLFFAVGPIEAALGM, encoded by the coding sequence ATGCTTAAGCAAGGCTCTGCCCTGGACCGGTATTTCATGATTACCGAGCGCGGCTCAAACCTCTCCCGCGAGATCCGCGGCGGTTTCGCCACCTTCTTCGCCATGAGCTACATCGTGGTGCTGAACCCCCTGATCCTCTCCGGCCCGGACTCGAGCGGCGCCACCCTGGGGTTCACGGCAGTTGCCGCGGTGACGGCCTTCGTGGCGGGCATCCTGACCATCCTGATGGGCGCGTGGGCCAAGCATCCCTTCGCACTGGCAACGGGCCTGGGCGTCAACGCATTCGTGGCGGTGACCGTTGCCACCAACCCTGGACTGACCTGGCCGGACATGATGGGCCTGGTGGTCCTGTCCGGCATCACCATGCTGATCCTGGTCCTCACCGGGTTCCGCACAGCCGTATTCAAAGCGGTTCCGGACGGGCTTAAGACGGCGATCGTGGTGGGCATCGGCCTGTTTATCGCGCTGATCGGGCTGGTCAACGCCGGCTTCGTCAGGCGCATACCCGACGTCGCCGGAACCACTGTTCCGGTGGGCCTTGGTTTTGACGGCAAGCTCCTGGGCTGGCCGACGGCGGTGTTCGTCTTCGGCCTGGTCCTCACCATTGCCCTGGTGGTGCGCCGGGTCAAGGGTGCCATCCTGATCGGCATCATTACCTCAACCATCATTTCCGTGATTCTGGAAATGACACTGCGCATCGGCCCCAGCATCGACGGCGAAACGTTTAATCCCCAGGGCTGGTCCCTGGTGGCCCCGACTTTCACCGAATGGGCTGCCCCGGATCTCTCCCTGATCGGCAAGGCAAACCCGTTCGGCGCGTTCGAGCACCTGGGCGTCGTGGCCGCCACCCTGCTGGCCTTCGTCATCCTGCTCAGCATCTTCTTCGACGCGATGGGCACCATGGTGGGCCTGGCGAACGAAGCGGGCACGGTGGACGAGCACGGAAACATTCCCGACGTCGACCGCGTCCTCCAGGTGGATGCGCTGGGCGCGATCGCAGGCGGCGGAGCGTCCGTGTCCTCCAACCAGATCTACGTTGAAGCCGGTGCCGGCATCGGCGAAGGCGCCCGGACCGGCATCGCCTCGATTGTCACCGGCCTGCTGTTCCTGGTGGCCATGTTCTTCACCCCGCTGATCAACCTGGTCCCGTTCGAAGCCGTTGCGCCGGCGCTGGTGGTGGTGGGCTTCATGATGGTGTCCCAGGTGGGGAAGATCGACTGGCAGGACTGGGGCATCGCCATCCCGGCCTTCCTCACCTTCACTTTGATGCCCTTTACCTACTCGATCGCCAACGGCCTGGGTGCCGGCTTCATCGCGTTCGTCCTGATCCGCACCGTCCAGGGCCGGGTGAAGGACATCCACCCGCTGATGTGGGCGGTAGCCGGGGCATTCCTGCTGTTCTTCGCTGTGGGGCCCATCGAAGCAGCCCTGGGAATGTAG
- a CDS encoding sensor histidine kinase, with product MSLAGQYLVLQLLIVLAVLVAVVAISLAQSAAAFERIEGRRALSAAEALGSNPTVRELLPDAEPRVGAALPAVAESVRTVSGSSHVALAKMDGSVVVASDPGLVGRPLELGASRVMEGRAWTGVVGGSGSPVLSAHVPVLDDAGRMIGIASVSRNYPSTLERFGDAVPNLLTYLGVASVLGVAGSLLLSRRVKRQTLGMEPSEITGLVENREAMLHGLKEGVVALDPNERITVANDSARELLGLPADCVGKRVASLPVDPALKVVLTRDQPDPDQLVLVGERLVVANRVPIRSRGRDIGSVTTLRDRTELSSLERELGATRTATDTLRAQAHEFANQLHVISGLIQIGEYDSVVQFVNGATVDRTRLNDEVTGRIQDPALAALLIAKSSLATERGVTLQLDPESALAPVSDDLSRDLATVAGNLVDNAFDAVAGVGQATVRVLVEDSGGQVTVTVRDNGPGVPPDAVDDIFRQGFTTKDSWREGGRGFGLALSRVVCRRSGGDLTVANDNGAVFTARFKRGAQK from the coding sequence ATGTCCCTCGCCGGGCAGTACCTTGTGCTGCAGTTGCTGATTGTCCTGGCCGTCCTGGTGGCTGTGGTTGCTATTTCCCTGGCCCAGTCCGCCGCTGCGTTCGAACGGATCGAAGGCCGGCGGGCCCTCTCCGCCGCCGAAGCCCTGGGCAGCAACCCCACGGTACGGGAACTGCTGCCGGATGCAGAACCCCGTGTGGGGGCGGCTCTTCCCGCGGTTGCCGAGTCCGTCCGGACTGTCTCGGGTTCATCACATGTGGCACTCGCCAAAATGGACGGCAGCGTGGTTGTCGCCTCGGACCCGGGACTGGTGGGCAGACCCCTGGAACTGGGTGCGAGCCGGGTAATGGAAGGGCGGGCCTGGACCGGTGTGGTGGGTGGAAGCGGGTCTCCCGTCCTCTCTGCCCATGTACCAGTCCTCGATGATGCGGGACGGATGATTGGCATCGCCTCCGTCAGCCGCAACTACCCCTCCACCCTTGAACGGTTCGGTGACGCCGTTCCCAACCTCCTGACCTATCTCGGCGTAGCCAGCGTCCTGGGAGTTGCGGGGTCACTGCTGCTGTCCCGGCGCGTCAAGAGGCAGACCCTGGGCATGGAGCCCAGCGAGATCACCGGGTTGGTGGAAAACCGGGAGGCCATGCTGCACGGGCTCAAGGAAGGCGTGGTGGCCCTCGATCCAAATGAGCGCATCACCGTGGCCAATGACAGCGCCCGGGAACTGCTGGGACTGCCGGCAGACTGCGTGGGCAAGAGAGTCGCGTCGCTTCCCGTGGATCCCGCACTGAAAGTGGTGCTGACCCGCGACCAGCCGGACCCCGACCAGCTCGTGTTGGTGGGGGAGCGCCTGGTGGTTGCGAACCGTGTCCCCATCCGCTCGCGGGGCCGCGACATCGGCTCGGTCACCACGCTGAGGGACCGGACGGAGCTGTCATCCCTGGAGCGGGAGCTGGGAGCCACCCGCACCGCCACCGACACCCTCCGCGCCCAGGCGCACGAGTTCGCCAACCAGCTGCACGTGATCTCGGGCCTGATCCAGATCGGGGAATACGATTCGGTAGTGCAGTTCGTCAACGGAGCCACGGTGGACCGGACCAGGCTAAATGACGAGGTCACGGGCAGGATCCAGGACCCTGCCCTGGCCGCCCTGTTGATTGCCAAGTCAAGCCTGGCAACGGAACGCGGCGTAACGCTCCAGCTGGATCCCGAGTCCGCCCTGGCTCCCGTGAGTGATGACCTCTCCCGGGACCTGGCCACCGTGGCGGGGAACCTGGTGGACAACGCGTTCGACGCCGTTGCCGGGGTTGGGCAGGCCACCGTCCGGGTGCTCGTGGAGGACAGCGGCGGCCAGGTCACCGTCACCGTCCGGGACAATGGCCCGGGCGTTCCGCCGGACGCCGTAGACGACATCTTCCGGCAGGGATTCACCACGAAGGATTCCTGGCGGGAGGGCGGCCGAGGCTTCGGCCTCGCCCTCTCACGTGTAGTCTGCCGCAGATCAGGCGGCGACCTGACGGTGGCCAACGACAACGGCGCGGTATTTACAGCACGATTCAAAAGAGGTGCACAAAAATGA
- the hutG gene encoding formimidoylglutamase, producing MPAVNPAVDVPPQAWTGRFDGDGPEHRRWWQAVTPCTGAGVDEAVEDAPAASADAPKPAALLGFASDEGVRRNKGRTGASAAPAALRKALGPLAFHLDRTVADAGDVVVSGGALEAGQARLGSAVTELLDAGHLTVVLGGGHETAYASYLGVSGSQAVQDGLRLGVLNLDAHFDLRDEPVPSSGTPFLQMARAEAAAGRDFRYAVVGISEASNTRALFDTAGRLGVRYLLDEDCEAERVRAFVASFLADIDILYLTIDLDVLPAAVAPGVSAPAGYGVPLPVIGAICRQVAWSGKLLHLDIAELNPAFDIDGRTARVAARLLDTLLR from the coding sequence ATGCCTGCCGTGAACCCTGCCGTCGATGTCCCGCCACAGGCTTGGACGGGCAGGTTCGACGGCGACGGGCCGGAGCACCGCCGCTGGTGGCAGGCGGTCACCCCCTGCACTGGCGCGGGAGTCGATGAGGCGGTGGAAGACGCCCCTGCTGCCTCTGCGGACGCACCCAAACCCGCTGCCCTGCTGGGCTTTGCCAGCGATGAAGGGGTGCGCCGGAACAAAGGCCGCACCGGTGCATCTGCCGCACCTGCTGCCCTGCGAAAAGCCCTGGGCCCCCTGGCATTCCATCTGGACCGTACCGTCGCAGATGCCGGTGACGTCGTAGTGTCCGGCGGAGCGCTCGAAGCTGGCCAGGCACGCCTGGGCAGCGCCGTCACGGAACTGCTCGACGCCGGACACCTGACCGTGGTGCTGGGCGGCGGCCACGAAACCGCCTACGCCAGCTATTTGGGAGTCAGCGGCTCCCAGGCAGTGCAGGACGGCCTGCGGCTCGGCGTCCTGAACCTCGATGCCCACTTTGACCTCCGGGACGAGCCGGTTCCCAGCTCCGGAACCCCGTTCCTCCAGATGGCCCGGGCCGAAGCAGCCGCCGGCCGGGACTTCCGGTACGCCGTCGTCGGTATCTCTGAAGCCAGCAACACCCGGGCCCTCTTTGACACTGCAGGGCGTTTGGGGGTCCGCTACCTGCTGGACGAGGACTGCGAGGCGGAGCGTGTCCGGGCATTCGTGGCCTCTTTCCTGGCAGACATCGACATCCTGTACCTGACCATTGACCTGGATGTGCTTCCGGCGGCGGTGGCCCCGGGAGTCAGTGCGCCCGCTGGCTACGGCGTGCCACTGCCGGTCATTGGTGCCATCTGCAGGCAAGTGGCATGGAGCGGGAAGCTGCTCCACCTGGACATCGCGGAACTGAACCCGGCATTCGACATCGACGGCCGGACAGCAAGGGTGGCGGCACGCCTGCTGGACACGTTGCTGCGCTGA
- a CDS encoding transporter substrate-binding domain-containing protein, producing MRGQRLVAGLLLAAMMFLSGCGTSFPADPGGTLEKVQGGTLRVGVSPHPDRVRITASGSGNDVHNDAVQGPDADLVRRFAAQLGAGIEWKQGTEQVLAEELKHGGLDLVIGGLDDKTPWVTHAGLTRPYAESRDQRGDLHKHVMLVPHGENAFLLELDKFLMGVKESQ from the coding sequence ATGCGGGGTCAACGATTGGTGGCCGGACTGCTGTTGGCCGCGATGATGTTCCTGTCGGGCTGCGGGACCTCCTTCCCTGCCGATCCCGGAGGAACCCTCGAGAAGGTGCAGGGCGGAACCTTGCGGGTGGGCGTCAGTCCACATCCGGACCGGGTCCGGATTACGGCGTCCGGCAGCGGCAATGATGTCCACAATGATGCCGTACAAGGCCCCGATGCGGACCTGGTCAGGCGCTTCGCAGCCCAGCTCGGCGCCGGGATCGAGTGGAAACAGGGGACGGAACAGGTCCTGGCCGAAGAGCTCAAGCATGGCGGGCTGGACCTGGTGATTGGCGGACTTGATGACAAGACGCCCTGGGTAACCCACGCCGGGCTCACCCGGCCCTATGCCGAGTCACGTGACCAGCGTGGAGATCTCCACAAGCACGTCATGCTGGTGCCACATGGCGAGAATGCCTTCCTTTTGGAACTGGACAAGTTCCTGATGGGTGTGAAGGAGTCACAGTGA